GTACGTGTTCGAGCAGGTCTGTATGCTGCTGCGGAGATGGTTGGACGCCGGGCTGACGCCGGTACCCATCTCGGTCAACATGTCCAGGGCGCACCTGGTCCACTCCAATTTTCTTGATACCTACAAGGCCATCTGTGACGAAAACGGTGTGCCGCCAGAGCTTTTGGAGATTGAGCTCACCGAGACGCTGGTCTTTAAAAACCCCGACATGCTCTTCCAGGTCATCGACCAGATCCACAGACGGGGCTACCGCTGCTCCATGGACGATTTCGGCAGCGGCTACTCCTCCCTGAACCTGCTCAAGGACCTGCGGATGGACACCCTCAAGCTGGACCGCGCCTTTTTTACCTCGGAGAACGCCGACAACCCAAGGGAGCGCGATGTGATAACCTCCGTCATCGACCTGGCGGAAAAGCTCTCCATGACCACTGTGGCCGAGGGTGTGGAAACCGAGGCCCAGGCGGCGTTCCTGAAGGAAGCCCGGTGCGACATGATCCAGGGCTATGTGTTCTCACGTCCGGTGCCCATCCCGGATTTTGAGGCCCTGGCCTTTGGCAGGGCCTGCGGCCCGGCAGGCCATTAGACTGTTTTGAGCTTAAGCCCATACCGTAAAGGAGTGCGATGATGACGACCAACCTGATCCCCCTAACGCTCACGCTGATCATCCTGCTGACTGTTTTTTACGTCCTGTCCAACAGCAGCCTGCTGTGCGCGCTGAAGCAGGGCACAGTCCACAGCCGTTACTGGTGGCTGGTCTTTGGGCTGTGCCTTGGCTGCCTGCTGCTTATCATGGCCGTTTTCGGCATTCCGCTGCCCCTGTTCCTGCTGCTGCTCTATGGCCTCAAGGCCTGCGAGCTGCTGCACTTTCCAGAACCCGGGCAGCGGAACTGGTCCGCCGTAAACCTGAACTTCCTGCTCATCGCCGCCATCTACCTGATCACCCTCGGCGTGCTGGCGCTCTGCCAGGGCGGCAGCGTGCCCTCTGTGCTGAGTGACCCGCTTCTGCGGCCTGTCAGCCTGATCCTCCTGCTGGTCCTGAACGGCGGTATGGACCTGTTTCTGAGCCGCTTTTCCCAGCATATGCTCGAGCTTAAGACCGACTTCCGATCCGAGGAGGCCAGGCTGTTTGTCCAGTTCACCGCGCTTTCCGTTACCTTTGTCCTGCTCGACAGCGCCGCCTGTCTGTTCGACCTGCCGGCACTTCTGGTCTCCCTGTTTTTAATCGGGAGCAACGCCCTGCTGCTGCTCATGGTGGGCCTGTTTATTCACCAGCTGAGCATTATCCGGGAGGAGGCCCACCTGGAAACCGAGTACGCCCTGCTGGAGAGCAGCCGTTCCCGGCAGATCCGGCGCACTGAGGCCCTGCGGGACAGCGCCTACCGCGATGCCCTGACCGGCGCCCACAGCCGGCTTTACGCCGAGGACTACCTGGCGCGGCTCCTCGGCCAGGGCAGCCCCTTTGCCCTGGCCTATATTGACCTGGACGGCCTGAAGGGCATCAACGACGCCTACGGCCACCTGGCTGGCGACCGCTACCTGCAGGATTTCGTCCAAGCCCTGGCCCAGAGCCTGCGGAGCGAGGATATCCTCGCCCGGGTGGGCGGCGACGAATTCATGGTGCTGTTTCCAGACACCAGCGCCCCGGCCGCGCACACGATCCTGTCAAAGGCACGCGCCCGCCTGGCCGCCCAGTCCCGCCCAGACTGGCCCCTCTCCTTCAGCTTTGGGGTGGACGGGGCGCTGAAGGGCGCGGACAAAAGCATCGAGGCGCTGATCCACACCGCCGACCAGGCCATGTACGCCGATAAACAGAACCGACGCGCAAAGGAGGCGACCTGACCATGCCCATCAACCTGCTGTCCCTCATCCTCATTGCCCTGATCTACTTTTATCAGAACTGGCAGTTTTTCCGCTACGCGGAGTCTGTGCTCATGAAGCCCATAAAAAAGCCGTACATTGTCCTCTCATTCTTTATGAACTACGCGCTGTTTATGGTCTGCTCCTTCATGCAGCTTCACTTGGTGGTCAACTGGCTGCTCATCTTTGTGCTGCTGCTCATTGAGATCCTCTGCTTTTTCCGCTGTCCGCTGAGCGACAGCTTTGTTCTGGCCCTGATCTCCATGATCATCGGCCTGGCCTTAAACATCCTGTTCCGCTGCCTGCTGGCCGCCATCTTTGACCTGCCGCTCACCAGCTTCAGCAATGATACCCAGGCCGCAGGCAACCTCAAGCGCTATCCCGTGGGCCTGGGCTTTCTGGCCGCCGGGCTGTATTTCCATCTTGGACGGCGCTGGGAGGCCCACATCGACAACCCCCGGGTCATCTTCCAGGATAAGACCCGCAAATATTTTCTGATTGAGCTGAGCCTGGCCATCTACCTGTACCTGGTGCTCAACCTGCTCATCTACTCCGAGCCCGGCAATTTTCTGGTGCTCAAGCTCTGGGGCGTCAAATCCTGCGTCTTTTCCCTGCTGGGCCTTGGCCTGGGCGTGCGCTACGCGGCCCGCATCAGCCGCCTGAATCACTACCGGGCTCTCAACCGTGAGGTGCTCGCCGAGCTGCGCCAGAAAAAGGAGGAGGAGCTGGCGCTGAGCCGCATCGCCTCCACCGATGCGCTCACCGGATGCCTGAACCGGCAGATGGCCGAAGCGTCCCTGGAGGCGCTGCTAAGGGAGGGCATGCCCTTTTGTCTCTGCTTCGCAGATCTCAACGACCTGAAGCGGGTGAACGACACCCTGGGGCATGAGATGGGCGACCTCTACCTGCTCACCGCGGCGCAGACCCTGCGGCGCGCCTGCCGGACAGACAAAGACCAGCTCTACCGCTACGGCGGCGACGAGTTTCTCATCCTTTTTCCCGGGCTGCTGCCCGCCATCGCCAGCGACCGCCTGCGCCAGGTAAACCGCGGCCTCCGGGCCCGCAGCCACATGCCCGGCCACCCCTTTGACATGTCCGTAAGCTACGGCCTGGCACAGAGCGGCGAGGCCGAAACCCCCGGCGCGCTCATCCGTACCGCCGACGCCCGCATGTACCTGCACAAAGAAACCACTGAAAGGAACCAAAATGGAATACGACGACCATAGACAAACCAACGGCATCACAGGCTACGAGTACAATACCCTCATGAGTCTGCTGAAGGTGAGCGTCAGCAAGCATCTGCTGGACGAGCACTTTACCCTGGTCTGGGCCAATGAGTTCTACTACGAGCTCATCGGCTGGGACAAGGAGGCCTACGAGGCCCGCTACCACAACCTGTGCGACACCTACTACGCCGAAGACCCCGAGGAGCTCGCAAGGCTCACCGAGGTGGTCGTGGACGCTGTCACGAACAACAGAGGCGGCTACACCCATATTTCCCACATGCCCAAAAAAGGCGGAGAGCACGTCTGGGTGCGCATGGTGGCCACCTTTGCCGACGAGTACATCGGGGGCTACCAGGTCTCTTACACGGTCATGACCGACATCAACGACCTGGTGCTCATGCAGAAAACCCAGACCATCACCTACAACGCCCTGCCCGGCTTTGCGGCCAAGTACCACATCGGCAGGGACTTTAAGCCCACCCTGCTGGAGGCCAACGCGCGCTACACCGACTTCTTCGGCGACGGCTGCTGGGAGGGACGGCAGAACCCGCTCTTTAAGCAGAACTACAGCCTGAACCGGCAGGCCATCGACAGCAGCCGGGAAAAGATCTTATCCGGGCAGCCCTTCAGCCTGGGCCTCACCGTCCAGGGCGCCGACGGGCGCAGGGCAAAACTCCAGCTGAACGCCACCTGCGTGGACTGGAAGAACCAGGAGCCCATCTATCTCGCCATCTTCATCGACATCACCGACGTGACCGAGCTGCGGGAAATGCAGAGCCAGCTTGAGGCCCAGGCCGCAGCGCTCAAGGAGGCTCTGGACGCCGCCAAGCAGGCCAGCCGGGCCAAATCCGAATTTCTGTCCAGCATGAGCCACGATATCCGCACGCCCATGAACGCCATCGTGGGCATGACTGAGATCGCGAGAGTGCATCTGGATGACCCCGGGCGCGTGGAAAACTGCCTGGATAAAATTTCCCTCTCCAGCCAGCACCTGCTCGGGCTCATCAACGACGTGCTCGACATGACCGCCATCGAGAGCGGCAGCATGGCCCTGAACAACAGCGCCTTCTCCCTGCCCGGCTTTATGGAAAACGTCGTGGCCATCATCCAGCCCTCCGCCGAGGAAAGGCACCAGCACCTGTTCATCCGCACCTTTGGCGTGGAGCACGAGCACCTGAGCTCAGACCCGCTGCGCCTCAAGCAGGTCTTTATCAACATCCTGTCCAACGCCGTCAAGTTTACGCCCGAGGGCGGCAGCATCACCCTGACCCTGGAGGAATTCCCCGCCGCCAAAGCCGGCTGGGGCCAGTTCCGCTTCACCTTCTCCGACACTGGCATGGGCATGTCCGCAGATTTCATGGCCCACATCTTCGATTCCTTTGCCCGCGAGCATGACGGACGGGTGGATAAAACTGAGGGCAGCGGCCTGGGCATGGCCATCACCAAAAGGATTGTGGACATGATGGGCGGCAGCATCACCGTCCGCAGCACAGAGGGCAAGGGCAGCACCTTTGTGGTGTATTTGTCCCTGCGCATTGAGGAAACCCCGCCCTGCTACCCCGATCTGCCGCCCCTGCGGGTGCTCATCGCCGACGACGACGCGCTCATGTGCGAGTACGCTGTCCAGACTCTGGACGCCCTTGGGCTGAGGGCCGAGTGCGCCGAAAACGGTGAGGACACCGTACAGCGGGTCATCGCGGCCCATGAGGACGGGCAGGATTTTGACGTCCTGATCCTGGACTGGAAGATGCCTGGCGCCGACGGCCTGGAGGTCACCCGCCAGATCCGCGCCCGGCTTGGGGAAGCGCTCCCCATTCTCATCGCCTCCTCCTACGACTGGGCCGACATCCGAAAAGAGGCCCTGGGCGCCGGGGCCAACGACTTTGTCTCAAAGCCCCTGTTCAAATCCACGCTCTGCCACACCCTCAAGCGCCTAGTCCACGGCGAACGCCAGAACGACCGCCGCGCCGGGGAAACACCCCGGTACGACTTTGGCGGCAGACGGTTCCTGCTGGTGGAGGATAATCCGCTCAACCAGGAGATCGCCGCCGAGCTCTTATCCCAGGCCGGCGCCGCGGTAGACTGCGCCGCCAACGGCGCCGAGGGCTGTGAGAAATTTGCCCTCTCCTCTCCC
The DNA window shown above is from Eubacterium limosum and carries:
- a CDS encoding GGDEF domain-containing protein; this encodes MMTTNLIPLTLTLIILLTVFYVLSNSSLLCALKQGTVHSRYWWLVFGLCLGCLLLIMAVFGIPLPLFLLLLYGLKACELLHFPEPGQRNWSAVNLNFLLIAAIYLITLGVLALCQGGSVPSVLSDPLLRPVSLILLLVLNGGMDLFLSRFSQHMLELKTDFRSEEARLFVQFTALSVTFVLLDSAACLFDLPALLVSLFLIGSNALLLLMVGLFIHQLSIIREEAHLETEYALLESSRSRQIRRTEALRDSAYRDALTGAHSRLYAEDYLARLLGQGSPFALAYIDLDGLKGINDAYGHLAGDRYLQDFVQALAQSLRSEDILARVGGDEFMVLFPDTSAPAAHTILSKARARLAAQSRPDWPLSFSFGVDGALKGADKSIEALIHTADQAMYADKQNRRAKEAT
- a CDS encoding GGDEF domain-containing protein, with protein sequence MPINLLSLILIALIYFYQNWQFFRYAESVLMKPIKKPYIVLSFFMNYALFMVCSFMQLHLVVNWLLIFVLLLIEILCFFRCPLSDSFVLALISMIIGLALNILFRCLLAAIFDLPLTSFSNDTQAAGNLKRYPVGLGFLAAGLYFHLGRRWEAHIDNPRVIFQDKTRKYFLIELSLAIYLYLVLNLLIYSEPGNFLVLKLWGVKSCVFSLLGLGLGVRYAARISRLNHYRALNREVLAELRQKKEEELALSRIASTDALTGCLNRQMAEASLEALLREGMPFCLCFADLNDLKRVNDTLGHEMGDLYLLTAAQTLRRACRTDKDQLYRYGGDEFLILFPGLLPAIASDRLRQVNRGLRARSHMPGHPFDMSVSYGLAQSGEAETPGALIRTADARMYLHKETTERNQNGIRRP
- a CDS encoding response regulator → MEYDDHRQTNGITGYEYNTLMSLLKVSVSKHLLDEHFTLVWANEFYYELIGWDKEAYEARYHNLCDTYYAEDPEELARLTEVVVDAVTNNRGGYTHISHMPKKGGEHVWVRMVATFADEYIGGYQVSYTVMTDINDLVLMQKTQTITYNALPGFAAKYHIGRDFKPTLLEANARYTDFFGDGCWEGRQNPLFKQNYSLNRQAIDSSREKILSGQPFSLGLTVQGADGRRAKLQLNATCVDWKNQEPIYLAIFIDITDVTELREMQSQLEAQAAALKEALDAAKQASRAKSEFLSSMSHDIRTPMNAIVGMTEIARVHLDDPGRVENCLDKISLSSQHLLGLINDVLDMTAIESGSMALNNSAFSLPGFMENVVAIIQPSAEERHQHLFIRTFGVEHEHLSSDPLRLKQVFINILSNAVKFTPEGGSITLTLEEFPAAKAGWGQFRFTFSDTGMGMSADFMAHIFDSFAREHDGRVDKTEGSGLGMAITKRIVDMMGGSITVRSTEGKGSTFVVYLSLRIEETPPCYPDLPPLRVLIADDDALMCEYAVQTLDALGLRAECAENGEDTVQRVIAAHEDGQDFDVLILDWKMPGADGLEVTRQIRARLGEALPILIASSYDWADIRKEALGAGANDFVSKPLFKSTLCHTLKRLVHGERQNDRRAGETPRYDFGGRRFLLVEDNPLNQEIAAELLSQAGAAVDCAANGAEGCEKFALSSPGYYDLILMDVQMPVMNGYEATRRIRALPRKDARRVPIMAMTADAFAADIEKAREAGMDGHLAKPLDLQLMLRELERQL